One window of the Anolis sagrei isolate rAnoSag1 chromosome 5, rAnoSag1.mat, whole genome shotgun sequence genome contains the following:
- the LOC137097186 gene encoding serine/arginine repetitive matrix protein 1-like produces the protein MATSSFKKCSKCPNVLPDNDGHDLCLACLGEAHLYQSCAICQSFTPQTRKNRILRLKAALYERALLPSSDPIRIDPPVGEAVAAKKKLKKAKDKMLQNGRTAMGKKTAALGSTVGPSSAHHAAMTPSRSKERSEGLPLVAEKTAAATPVQERREGDSRSSGVTPPMPQLVPNQPPPMEGLGVSERGASAVPPVKAMQSKGTGLQLTSCLASPSTFPNSVDIGEAASCSRQPISRPEACVDVESAEREERACAILPIGDERLREAGRVIQTPPPGVDIGEGGGDSALAPPPGGRAQQRGTQPSLPPESSEGFESVSPRREMRRGSKRPRRSRSPSRQSSRSRRRRYRSASRGGARRRVPSSSSSSSSSSASRSPTPPPRHSKRSRKHKHHYYPVPPYWGRPPMGFYPHPSYYHEGHLPHMSRHAPEAADYRCNAVQRQAMGDPGCGVHPADVRGPSTSAAAQIRPLNSRNIRDGASPATAPSANIVAAGQPADYHGSELALARSTLPLNDVANDEPTSHRAQGDSTPQVADCISQAEGNEQVQGHLDSSSEDSDVPDFLCQGDTEGASAMHATEINKFNVLVGRMIKALDLPAPKVPEHVDDPMFPSDEQVSSPATTLPILPYLLKLARVVDMSPSLVPAIPKRLDMLYKIDVSSNKWVVTPPRPNTVVAEVAKTKRPKNTLTTPPDREGKKVDTLGKKAHISAGLLTRMAHYATYLSGYQSFLWTKILPYIDALPAERQRFPKAIQAEAMILSRIQKDFAKHLAEMAGNLYATATSIRRHAWLRSANLSEEGRALAEDLPFHEEGLFNPETDSRIKEKQDVRQAANKFGYTWQPYSQQKQRWHPYSSNFRRNSGNSFTGQNRNRSYSFNRGQAGRRNPYFSRPRSQNWPNKGKPQGNQKKRL, from the coding sequence ATGGCGACTAGCTCTTTCAAAAAATGTTCAAAGTGTCCTAATGTCTTGCCGGACAACGACGGACATGACCTTTGCCTCGCCTGTTTGGGCGAGGCGCATCTCTACCAATCGTGTGCTATCTGCCAATCCTTTACTCCTCAGACGAGGAAGAACAGGATTTTACGTTTAAAGGCTGCCTTATATGAGAGAGCCCTGCTCCCATCTTCAGATCCGATTAGGATCGATCCACCTGTTGGTGAGGCAGTAGCGGCTAAAAAGAAGCTCAAGAAAGCAAAAGATAAGATGCTCCAAAATGGCCGCACGGCCATGGGCAAGAAAACGGCCGCTTTGGGGTCGACGGTTGGACCGTCAAGTGCCCATCATGCAGCTATGACCCCTTCGAGATCGAAGGAGAGGAGCGAAGGTCTCCCCCTGGTGGCGGAAAAAACCGCTGCAGCCACGCCGGTACAAGAACGGCGCGAGGGGGACTCGAGGTCATCAGGGGTGACCCCGCCTATGCCTCAACTTGTGCCGAATCAGCCACCTCCTATGGAAGGTTTGGGGGTCTCTGAGCGAGGAGCCTCCGCTGTCCCTCCTGTGAAGGCAATGCAAAGCAAGGGCACTGGATTGCAACTTACCAGTTGTCTGGCCTCTCCTTCCACGTTTCCGAACTCCGTCGACATCGGCGAGGCGGCCTCCTGCAGCCGCCAACCCATTTCTCGCCCTGAAGCTTGCGTCGATGTCGAGAGCGCTGAGAGGGAAGAGCGCGCATGCGCAATCCTTCCTATTGGTGACGAGCGGCTTAGGGAGGCGGGGCGCGTTATTCAGACTCCTCCTCCAGGCGTCGACATCGGAGAGGGAGGAGGCGATTCTGCCTTAGCCCCGCCTCCAGGGGGACGGGCTCAACAGAGAGGAACACAGCCCTCGCTGCCTCCCGAAAGCAGTGAAGGCTTTGAAAGTGTTTCACCAAGGCGTGAGATGAGGAGGGGAAGTAAGCGTCCAAGGCGCTCCCGATCCCCCTCCAGGCAAAGCTCCCGTTCCCGTCGACGGCGCTACCGGTCGGCTTCCAGGGGCGGAGCTAGAAGGCGTGTCCCTTCATCGTCTTCGTCGTCTTCCTCTTCTTCGGCCTCACGTTCCCCGACACcgcctcccaggcattcaaaGCGTTCAAGGAAGCATAAGCATCACTATTACCCAGTTCCACCTTACTGGGGGAGGCCACCAATGGGATTTTATCCCCATCCAAGCTATTATCACGAGGGTCATTTGCCCCATATGTCCAGGCACGCCCCTGAAGCTGCTGATTATAGATGTAATGCTGTGCAACGCCAAGCGATGGGAGACCCTGGCTGTGGGGTTCACCCCGCTGATGTCCGAGGTCCATCTACATCTGCAGCTGCCCAGATTAGACCTCTCAATTCCCGGAATATCCGAGATGGAGCGAGTCCAGCTACAGCACCATCAGCTAACATAGTTGCTGCAGGGCAACCTGCAGACTATCATGGCTCTGAACTAGCCCTTGCAAGATCAACCTTGCCCTTGAATGATGTTGCCAATGATGAGCCCACTTCCCATCGGGCCCAAGGTGATTCAACCCCTCAAGTTGCTGACTGTATTTCTCAAGCTGAGGGGAATGAACAGGTTCAGGGACATTTGGACAGTTCATCAGAGGACTCCGATGTGCCTGATTTCCTTTGCCAGGGGGAcactgagggtgcatctgcaatgcatgcaacagaaataaataaatttaatgtgCTAGTGGGAAGGATGATCAAGGCGTTAGATCTCCCCGCCCCAAAGGTGCCGGAACATGTAGACGACCCCATGTTCCCTTCTGATGAACAGGTGTCGTCACCAGCCACTACTCTCCCGATACTACCTTACCTGTTAAAGCTGGCACGAGTGGTAGATATGTCCCCGTCATTGGTACCTGCAATCCCAAAACGACTTGATATGCTATACAAAATAGATGTGTCCTCCAATAAGTGGGTGGTAACCCCTCCGAGGCCCAACACAGTGGTAGCTGAAGTGGCTAAAACAAAACGCCCTAAGAACACCCTTACTACTCCTCCtgacagggagggaaagaaggtggaCACCCTGGGTAAGAAGGCCCACATATCCGCGGGCCTGCTCACGCGTATGGCACATTATGCCACATACCTGAGCGGATATCAAAGTTTTTTATGGACAAAAATTTTACCATATATTGACGCACTCCCTGCAGAGCGCCAACGCTTTCCTAAGGCCATACAGGCTGAGGCGATGATACTGTCTAGAATCCAAAAAGATTTTGCAAAACATCTGGCAGAGATGGCTGGGAATTTGTATGCTACAGCTACGTCTATAAGGCGTCATGCATGGTTACGTTCTGCAAACCTGTCAGAGGAGGGTAGAGCATTAGCTGAAGACCTTCCTTTCCATGAGGAGGGTCTTTTTAACCCCGAGACTGACAGTAGAATTAAGGAAAAGCAGGATGTGAGGCAGGCTGCCAATAAGTTTGGATACACCTGGCAACCATACTCCCAGCAGAAACAACGTTGGCACCCGTACAGTTCTAATTTCCGAAGGAACTCAGGGAATTCTTTTACTGGCCAAAATAGAAACCGTAGTTATTCTTTCAATAGAGGACAGGCGGGTAGACGAAATCCCTACTTTTCTAGGCCAAGATCCCAGAACTGGCCCAACAAGGGGAAGCCTCAGGGGAATCAAAAGAAGCGTCTTTGA
- the LOC132777185 gene encoding fibrinogen-like protein 1, whose amino-acid sequence MNRCFQFKIIALCLCILGIQQCLIKAEPQVPDEGHDCTKIFAEGSYTSNGPSLVKPIKSLPPFLAFCESRADGGWTVIQRRNGRGADGNPVSFYRPWLDYKNGFGDVNYEHWLGLDYIYALTHQEGKTCQLRVDMVDCQNQQGYALYDNFSIDSEKDLYRLHLGKYEGNRGDAFRANAYSKEQDGYPFSTYDNDNDGCNPCIGGDIAFNNCAESKTSGWWYSDCGLSDLNGDWHNQAQCIGWASAVYWETWSSYRSLLSTELKVKCT is encoded by the exons ATGAACCGGTGTTTCCAGTTCAAGATCATTGCGCTGTGTCTGTGTATCCTGGGTATTCAGCAATGCTTAATAAAG GCAGAACCACAGGTACCTGATGaag GACATGACTGTACAAAAATATTTGCCGAAGGTTCTTACACCAGCAATGGACCTTCCTTGGTCAAACCAATTAagtcacttcctcctttcttg GCCTTCTGTGAGAGTCGAGCAGATGGGGGATGGACTGTGATCCAACGACGCAATGGGAGAGGTGCTGATGGCAACCCTGTGAGTTTTTACAGACCATGGCTTGACTACAAAAATGGATTTGGAGATGTTAACT ATGAACATTGGTTGGGGCTTGACTACATCTATGCGCTGACCCACCAGGAAGGTAAAACTTGTCAGCTTCGAGTGGACATGGTTGACTGCCAAAACCAGCAGGGTTATGCCCTCTATGACAACTTCAGCATTGACAGTGAGAAGGACCTTTATCGCCTCCATTTGGGAAAGTATGAAGGAAACAGAG GAGATGCCTTCCGGGCAAATGCATATTCAAAGGAACAAGATGGCTATCCATTCAGTACATACGACAATGACAACGACGGCTGCAACCCATGCATAGGGGGAGACATTGCTTTTAATAACTGCGCAGAAAGCAAAACCTCTGGGTGGTGGTACAGCGACTGCGGCCTGTCGGATCTCAATGGGGATTGGCACAACCAAGCTCAGTGCATAGGCTGGGCATCTGCGGTGTACTGGGAGACATGGAGTAGTTACCGTTCATTATTGTCTACTGAGCTGAAGGTGAAATGCACCTAA